Proteins encoded within one genomic window of Pongo abelii isolate AG06213 chromosome 18, NHGRI_mPonAbe1-v2.0_pri, whole genome shotgun sequence:
- the E4F1 gene encoding transcription factor E4F1 isoform X10, giving the protein MEGAMAVRVTAAHTAEAPAEAGREAGEGAVAAVAAALAPSGFLGLPAPFSEEDEDDVHRCGRCQAEFTALEDFVQHKIQKACQRAPQEALPATPATTALLGQEVVPAAPGPEEPITVAHIVVEAASLAADISHASDLVGGGHIKEVIVAAEAEPGDSEMAEAPGSPCQQGLALAGEGEQAQVKLLVNKDGRYVCALCHKTFKTGSILKAHMVTHSSRKDHECKLCGASFRTKGSLIRHHRRHTDERPYKCSKCGKSFRESGALTRHLKSLTPCTEKIRFSVSKDVVVSKEDAPAGSGAGAAGLGTVTSSVTGEPIETSPVIHLVTDAKGTVIHEVHVQMQELPLGMKALAPEQVASEASAVPRTHPCPQCSETFPTAATLEAHKRGHTGPRPFACAQCGKAFPKAYLLKKHQEVHVRERRFRCGDCGKLYKTIAHVRGHRRVHSDERPYPCPECGKRYKTKNAQQVHFRTHLEEKPHVCQFCSRGFREKGSLVRHVRHHTGEKPFKCYKCGRGFAEHGTLNRHLRTKGGCLLEVEELLVSEESPTAATTVLAEDPHTVLVEFSSVVADTQEYIIEATADDAETSEATEIIEGTQTEVDSHIMKVVQQIVHQASAGHQIIVQNVTMDEETALGPEAAAADTITIATPESLTEQVAMTLASAISEGTVLATRAGTSGTEQATVTMVSSEDIEILEHAGELVIASPEGQLEVQTVIV; this is encoded by the exons ATGAGGACGATGTGCACAGATGCGGCCGCTGCCAGGCGGAGTTCACCGCCTTGGAGGATTTTGTTCAGCACAAGATTCAGAAGGCCTGCCAGCGGGCGCCTCAGGAGGCCCTGCCTGCCACCCCTGCCACCACAGCGTTGCTGGGCCAGGAG GTGGTGCCGGCAGCACCAGGCCCAGAGGAGCCCATCACTGTGGCCCACATCGTGGTGGAGGCGGCCTCCCTGGCAGCAGACATCAGCCACGCATCTGACCTCGTTG GTGGTGGGCACATCAAAGAGGTCATCGTGGCTGCTGAGGCGGAGCCGGGGGACAGTGAGATGGCCGAGGCCCCAGGCAGCCCCTGCCAGCAGGGGCTGGCGCTCGCAGGGGAGGGCGAGCAGGCCCAGGTGAAGCTACTGGTGAACAAGGATGGCCGCTATGTGTGTGCGCTGTGCCACAAGACCTTCAAGACG GGCAGCATCCTCAAGGCCCACATGGTCACTCACAGCAGCCGCAAGGACCACGAGTGCAAGCTCTGTGGGGCCTCCTTCCGCACCAAGGGCTCACTCATCCGGCACCACCGGCGGCACACGG ATGAGCGCCCCTACAAGTGCTCCAAGTGTGGGAAGAGCTTCCGGGAGTCGGGTGCACTGACCCGGCACCTCAAGTCTCTCACCCCCTGCACAGAGAAAATCCGCTTCAGCGTGAGCAAGGACGTGGTCGTCAGCAAAGAGGACGCACCTGCAG GGTCTGGAGCTGGAGCTGCCGGCTTGGGGACAGTCACATCATCGGTGACAGGCGAGCCCATAGAGACTTCACCCGTGATTCACCTGGTGACAGATGCCAAGGGCACCGTCATCCACGAAGTCCACGTCCAGATGCAGGAGCTGCCCCTGGGCATGAAAGCCCTGGCCCCGGAG CAGGTGGCCAGCGAGGCCTCAGCGGTGCCCAGGACCCACCCATGTCCTCAGTGCAGTGAGACCTTCCCGACAGCAGCCACCCTGGAGGCCCACAAGAGGGGCCACACCG GGCCGAGGCCGTTCGCCTGCGCGCAGTGTGGCAAGGCCTTCCCCAAGGCCTACCTGCTCAAGAAGCACCAGGAGGTGCACGTGCGTGAGCGCCGCTTCCGCTGTGGTGACTGCGGGAAGCTCTACAAGACCATCGCCCACGTGCGCGGCCACCGGCGCGTCCACTCAGATGAGCGGCCCTACCCTTGTCCCGAGTGTGGCAAGCGCTATAAGACTAAG AACGCACAGCAAGTGCACTTCAGGACACACCTGGAGGAGAAGCCGCACGTGTGCCAGTTCTGCAGCCGTGGCTTCCGAGAGAAGGGCTCACTGGTGCGGCACGTGCGACACCACACAGGCGAGAAGCCGTTCAAGTGCTACAAGTGCGGCCGTGGCTTCGCTGAGCATGGCACGCTGAACCGGCACCTGCGCACCAAAG GGGGCTGCCTGCTGGAGGTGGAGGAGTTGCTGGTGTCTGAGGAGAGCCCCACGGCAGCCACCACTGTCCTCGCGGAGGACCCGCACACAGTGTTGGTGGAGTTCTCGTCCGTGGTAGCTGACACCCAGGAGTATATCATCGAG GCCACTGCGGACGATGCCGAGACCAGTGAGGCTACGGAGATCATCGAGGGCACCCAGACGGAG GTGGACAGCCACATCATGAAGGTGGTGCAGCAGATCGTGCACCAGGCTAGCGCCGGCCACCAGATCATCGTGCAGAACGTCACCATGGACGAGGAGACGGCGCTGGGCCCAGAGGCGGCTGCCGCCGACACCATCACCATCGCCACCCCCGAGAGCCTGACAGAGCAGGTGGCCATGACGCTGGCCTCGGCCATCAGCGAGGGCACTGTGCTTGCCACCCGGGCAGGGACAAGTGGCACTGAACAGGCCACTGTGACCATGGTGTCATCAGAGGACATCGAGATCCTGGAGCATGCAGGCGAGCTGGTCATCGCCTCGCCGGAGGGCCAGCTGGAGGTGCAGACGGTCATCGTCTAG
- the E4F1 gene encoding transcription factor E4F1 isoform X6 produces the protein MEGAMAVRVTAAHTAEAPAEAGREAGEGAVAAVAAALAPSGFLGLPAPFSEEDEDDVHRCGRCQAEFTALEDFVQHKIQKACQRAPQEALPATPATTALLGQEVVPAAPGPEEPITVAHIVVEAASLAADISHASDLVGGGHIKEVIVAAEAEPGDSEMAEAPGSPCQQGLALAGEGEQAQVKLLVNKDGRYVCALCHKTFKTGSILKAHMVTHSSRKDHECKLCGASFRTKGSLIRHHRRHTDERPYKCSKCGKSFRESGALTRHLKSLTPCTEKIRFSVSKDVVVSKEDAPAGSGAGAAGLGTVTSSVTGEPIETSPVIHLVTDAKGTVIHEVHVQMQELPLGMKALAPEPPVSQELPCSSEGSRENLLHQAMQNSGIVLERGAGEEGSLEPAPAAGSSPQPLAEAAPQLPVLEVQPLETVASEASAVPRTHPCPQCSETFPTAATLEAHKRGHTGPRPFACAQCGKAFPKAYLLKKHQEVHVRERRFRCGDCGKLYKTIAHVRGHRRVHSDERPYPCPECGKRYKTKNAQQVHFRTHLEEKPHVCQFCSRGFREKGSLVRHVRHHTGEKPFKCYKCGRGFAEHGTLNRHLRTKGGCLLEVEELLVSEESPTAATTVLAEDPHTVLVEFSSVVADTQEYIIEATADDAETSEATEIIEGTQTEVDSHIMKVVQQIVHQASAGHQIIVQNVTMDEETALGPEAAAADTITIATPESLTEQVAMTLASAISEGTVLATRAGTSGTEQATVTMVSSEDIEILEHAGELVIASPEGQLEVQTVIV, from the exons ATGAGGACGATGTGCACAGATGCGGCCGCTGCCAGGCGGAGTTCACCGCCTTGGAGGATTTTGTTCAGCACAAGATTCAGAAGGCCTGCCAGCGGGCGCCTCAGGAGGCCCTGCCTGCCACCCCTGCCACCACAGCGTTGCTGGGCCAGGAG GTGGTGCCGGCAGCACCAGGCCCAGAGGAGCCCATCACTGTGGCCCACATCGTGGTGGAGGCGGCCTCCCTGGCAGCAGACATCAGCCACGCATCTGACCTCGTTG GTGGTGGGCACATCAAAGAGGTCATCGTGGCTGCTGAGGCGGAGCCGGGGGACAGTGAGATGGCCGAGGCCCCAGGCAGCCCCTGCCAGCAGGGGCTGGCGCTCGCAGGGGAGGGCGAGCAGGCCCAGGTGAAGCTACTGGTGAACAAGGATGGCCGCTATGTGTGTGCGCTGTGCCACAAGACCTTCAAGACG GGCAGCATCCTCAAGGCCCACATGGTCACTCACAGCAGCCGCAAGGACCACGAGTGCAAGCTCTGTGGGGCCTCCTTCCGCACCAAGGGCTCACTCATCCGGCACCACCGGCGGCACACGG ATGAGCGCCCCTACAAGTGCTCCAAGTGTGGGAAGAGCTTCCGGGAGTCGGGTGCACTGACCCGGCACCTCAAGTCTCTCACCCCCTGCACAGAGAAAATCCGCTTCAGCGTGAGCAAGGACGTGGTCGTCAGCAAAGAGGACGCACCTGCAG GGTCTGGAGCTGGAGCTGCCGGCTTGGGGACAGTCACATCATCGGTGACAGGCGAGCCCATAGAGACTTCACCCGTGATTCACCTGGTGACAGATGCCAAGGGCACCGTCATCCACGAAGTCCACGTCCAGATGCAGGAGCTGCCCCTGGGCATGAAAGCCCTGGCCCCGGAG CCCCCCGTCTCCCAGGAGCTCCCCTGCTCCAGCGAGGGCAGCCGTGAGAACCTGCTGCACCAAGCCATGCAGAACTCCGGCATCGTCCTTGAGCGCGGTGCTGGGGAGGAGGGTTCCCTGGAGCCAGCCCCTGCTGCCGGGTCcagtccccagcccctggcagagGCAGCCCCGCAGCTGCCGGTACTGGAAGTGCAGCCGCTGGAGACA GTGGCCAGCGAGGCCTCAGCGGTGCCCAGGACCCACCCATGTCCTCAGTGCAGTGAGACCTTCCCGACAGCAGCCACCCTGGAGGCCCACAAGAGGGGCCACACCG GGCCGAGGCCGTTCGCCTGCGCGCAGTGTGGCAAGGCCTTCCCCAAGGCCTACCTGCTCAAGAAGCACCAGGAGGTGCACGTGCGTGAGCGCCGCTTCCGCTGTGGTGACTGCGGGAAGCTCTACAAGACCATCGCCCACGTGCGCGGCCACCGGCGCGTCCACTCAGATGAGCGGCCCTACCCTTGTCCCGAGTGTGGCAAGCGCTATAAGACTAAG AACGCACAGCAAGTGCACTTCAGGACACACCTGGAGGAGAAGCCGCACGTGTGCCAGTTCTGCAGCCGTGGCTTCCGAGAGAAGGGCTCACTGGTGCGGCACGTGCGACACCACACAGGCGAGAAGCCGTTCAAGTGCTACAAGTGCGGCCGTGGCTTCGCTGAGCATGGCACGCTGAACCGGCACCTGCGCACCAAAG GGGGCTGCCTGCTGGAGGTGGAGGAGTTGCTGGTGTCTGAGGAGAGCCCCACGGCAGCCACCACTGTCCTCGCGGAGGACCCGCACACAGTGTTGGTGGAGTTCTCGTCCGTGGTAGCTGACACCCAGGAGTATATCATCGAG GCCACTGCGGACGATGCCGAGACCAGTGAGGCTACGGAGATCATCGAGGGCACCCAGACGGAG GTGGACAGCCACATCATGAAGGTGGTGCAGCAGATCGTGCACCAGGCTAGCGCCGGCCACCAGATCATCGTGCAGAACGTCACCATGGACGAGGAGACGGCGCTGGGCCCAGAGGCGGCTGCCGCCGACACCATCACCATCGCCACCCCCGAGAGCCTGACAGAGCAGGTGGCCATGACGCTGGCCTCGGCCATCAGCGAGGGCACTGTGCTTGCCACCCGGGCAGGGACAAGTGGCACTGAACAGGCCACTGTGACCATGGTGTCATCAGAGGACATCGAGATCCTGGAGCATGCAGGCGAGCTGGTCATCGCCTCGCCGGAGGGCCAGCTGGAGGTGCAGACGGTCATCGTCTAG
- the E4F1 gene encoding transcription factor E4F1 isoform X11 → MEGAMAVRVTAAHTAEAPAEAGREAGEGAVAAVAAALAPSGFLGLPAPFSEEDEDDVHRCGRCQAEFTALEDFVQHKIQKACQRAPQEALPATPATTALLGQEVVPAAPGPEEPITVAHIVVEAASLAADISHASDLVGGGHIKEVIVAAEAEPGDSEMAEAPGSPCQQGLALAGEGEQAQVKLLVNKDGRYVCALCHKTFKTGSILKAHMVTHSSRKDHECKLCGASFRTKGSLIRHHRRHTDERPYKCSKCGKSFRESGALTRHLKSLTPCTEKIRFSVSKDVVVSKEDAPAGSGAGAAGLGTVTSSVTGEPIETSPVIHLVTDAKGTVIHEVHVQMQELPLGMKALAPEVASEASAVPRTHPCPQCSETFPTAATLEAHKRGHTGPRPFACAQCGKAFPKAYLLKKHQEVHVRERRFRCGDCGKLYKTIAHVRGHRRVHSDERPYPCPECGKRYKTKNAQQVHFRTHLEEKPHVCQFCSRGFREKGSLVRHVRHHTGEKPFKCYKCGRGFAEHGTLNRHLRTKGGCLLEVEELLVSEESPTAATTVLAEDPHTVLVEFSSVVADTQEYIIEATADDAETSEATEIIEGTQTEVDSHIMKVVQQIVHQASAGHQIIVQNVTMDEETALGPEAAAADTITIATPESLTEQVAMTLASAISEGTVLATRAGTSGTEQATVTMVSSEDIEILEHAGELVIASPEGQLEVQTVIV, encoded by the exons ATGAGGACGATGTGCACAGATGCGGCCGCTGCCAGGCGGAGTTCACCGCCTTGGAGGATTTTGTTCAGCACAAGATTCAGAAGGCCTGCCAGCGGGCGCCTCAGGAGGCCCTGCCTGCCACCCCTGCCACCACAGCGTTGCTGGGCCAGGAG GTGGTGCCGGCAGCACCAGGCCCAGAGGAGCCCATCACTGTGGCCCACATCGTGGTGGAGGCGGCCTCCCTGGCAGCAGACATCAGCCACGCATCTGACCTCGTTG GTGGTGGGCACATCAAAGAGGTCATCGTGGCTGCTGAGGCGGAGCCGGGGGACAGTGAGATGGCCGAGGCCCCAGGCAGCCCCTGCCAGCAGGGGCTGGCGCTCGCAGGGGAGGGCGAGCAGGCCCAGGTGAAGCTACTGGTGAACAAGGATGGCCGCTATGTGTGTGCGCTGTGCCACAAGACCTTCAAGACG GGCAGCATCCTCAAGGCCCACATGGTCACTCACAGCAGCCGCAAGGACCACGAGTGCAAGCTCTGTGGGGCCTCCTTCCGCACCAAGGGCTCACTCATCCGGCACCACCGGCGGCACACGG ATGAGCGCCCCTACAAGTGCTCCAAGTGTGGGAAGAGCTTCCGGGAGTCGGGTGCACTGACCCGGCACCTCAAGTCTCTCACCCCCTGCACAGAGAAAATCCGCTTCAGCGTGAGCAAGGACGTGGTCGTCAGCAAAGAGGACGCACCTGCAG GGTCTGGAGCTGGAGCTGCCGGCTTGGGGACAGTCACATCATCGGTGACAGGCGAGCCCATAGAGACTTCACCCGTGATTCACCTGGTGACAGATGCCAAGGGCACCGTCATCCACGAAGTCCACGTCCAGATGCAGGAGCTGCCCCTGGGCATGAAAGCCCTGGCCCCGGAG GTGGCCAGCGAGGCCTCAGCGGTGCCCAGGACCCACCCATGTCCTCAGTGCAGTGAGACCTTCCCGACAGCAGCCACCCTGGAGGCCCACAAGAGGGGCCACACCG GGCCGAGGCCGTTCGCCTGCGCGCAGTGTGGCAAGGCCTTCCCCAAGGCCTACCTGCTCAAGAAGCACCAGGAGGTGCACGTGCGTGAGCGCCGCTTCCGCTGTGGTGACTGCGGGAAGCTCTACAAGACCATCGCCCACGTGCGCGGCCACCGGCGCGTCCACTCAGATGAGCGGCCCTACCCTTGTCCCGAGTGTGGCAAGCGCTATAAGACTAAG AACGCACAGCAAGTGCACTTCAGGACACACCTGGAGGAGAAGCCGCACGTGTGCCAGTTCTGCAGCCGTGGCTTCCGAGAGAAGGGCTCACTGGTGCGGCACGTGCGACACCACACAGGCGAGAAGCCGTTCAAGTGCTACAAGTGCGGCCGTGGCTTCGCTGAGCATGGCACGCTGAACCGGCACCTGCGCACCAAAG GGGGCTGCCTGCTGGAGGTGGAGGAGTTGCTGGTGTCTGAGGAGAGCCCCACGGCAGCCACCACTGTCCTCGCGGAGGACCCGCACACAGTGTTGGTGGAGTTCTCGTCCGTGGTAGCTGACACCCAGGAGTATATCATCGAG GCCACTGCGGACGATGCCGAGACCAGTGAGGCTACGGAGATCATCGAGGGCACCCAGACGGAG GTGGACAGCCACATCATGAAGGTGGTGCAGCAGATCGTGCACCAGGCTAGCGCCGGCCACCAGATCATCGTGCAGAACGTCACCATGGACGAGGAGACGGCGCTGGGCCCAGAGGCGGCTGCCGCCGACACCATCACCATCGCCACCCCCGAGAGCCTGACAGAGCAGGTGGCCATGACGCTGGCCTCGGCCATCAGCGAGGGCACTGTGCTTGCCACCCGGGCAGGGACAAGTGGCACTGAACAGGCCACTGTGACCATGGTGTCATCAGAGGACATCGAGATCCTGGAGCATGCAGGCGAGCTGGTCATCGCCTCGCCGGAGGGCCAGCTGGAGGTGCAGACGGTCATCGTCTAG